The following are encoded together in the Drosophila sechellia strain sech25 chromosome 3R, ASM438219v1, whole genome shotgun sequence genome:
- the LOC6606630 gene encoding uncharacterized protein LOC6606630 isoform X3: MVTCKVDSQTAVAVPKMNSVRTRGKPPAAGSNSNSNSSGFRLLDGDQLENNSSVSRNSIYKLKIDLMFDDSRSMRSSRLDDPRGSHRTRSIIMYGRSELASTSGDTPRSLSSFLQDNQQAMGQGQGQSAKVLAEAAKKDVQRISNSVQAQIEQLFTDVAKDATSSFDVTCLGSLPLKDKVTSLQGLQEPLRQLYLSEVTKKKLNSGSLDICATGLRVKISALAISNGAAAPEENEALITPFHNIAVWSAVKFVISDDDGGAAFLPLITDPENIDKTALFQPLSSSEQLAVEHSIHVHAPIFAVVMRSASSPKVLECHGFICKSTEDAIVIAATLYQSLMAHVSSSSRRSTQRRAPRQQNGVSCISIASSSALASSNYLSRSQIVPSASGRRSSFRGSAGGAPSRSGRKKRVSNSSLSSHSNVINETAELETSTEERRRKSHKSKRAPPVPSTVPGLGNHRSGGGGGPSQSGSIVCGNGHVTRLHQSAHHGKKSSVGSELSATVDVAPANGDILTRVAIPRSGSFLNTGGLTRYKSRAARRHSGKLGGGGGGGGGELFNEFRLHENLHSLDDILYAIIDADGMSFNDLKPIYKEFLLKLAVTLTQDELFQRSKNIMRRQKKKKQKRKASVNGSQKKAKTSFFGTKSLKKVLQLGQFRSCRVKLAKPTVKESTLDSKGKPRISEPIIIGPPINHSHAQQQHQRNRAATSGSDVSVVRNEHTQGLNRNSSSGYVSCSECSYDSESCACASADRCYCSLRTEHLNHKLRQKNERTMALASPTRKTANGAVLPTNAAGTAANNRHSLISCRSDDKCYCSMVEEEPASSMERDSANNSHTETTTSCDSDSCVSASKCYCKRTHRRQRSAAAAAISEDSLSQQQRKSRPSNAGAGGARKGKSAEKLGLDYELFSISGSGQPVQPHEALSVKKSVEAAAVFADMKLSQTTDIKSLCPPKGPGSRIGNGSCRSYASSRRSSYRTRESFSTDRLGGGLPPPMPLGKGMGLAGGGSADNLLANLKAIEAKAASIRSSASRSRMGSYQSMRAVSASLEDSLGYLP; this comes from the exons ATCCATGCGAAGCAGCCGCCTTGACGATCCCCGTGGATCGCATCGCACCCGCTCCATCATCATGTATGGGCGCAGTGAGTTGGCCAGCACCTCGGGCGACACGCCGCGCTCCCTGAGCAGCTTCCTGCAGGACAACCAGCAGGCAATGGGTCAGGGTCAGGGGCAGTCAGCCAAGGTGCTGGCCGAGGCGGCCAAGAAGGACGTGCAGCGGATCAGCAACAGTGTGCAGGCCCAGATCGAGCAGCTGTTCACGGACGTGGCCAAGGATGCGACCAGCAGCTTCGATGTCACCTGCCTGGGTTCGCTGCCACTGAAGGACAAGGTGACCAGTCTGCAGGGTCTGCAGGAGCCACTGCGTCAGCTGTACCTCAGTGAGGTGACCAAGAAG AAGCTCAACTCCGGATCGCTGGATATCTGTGCCACCGGACTGAGAGTGAAGATCAGCGCTCTGGCCATCTCAAATGGAGCGGCTGCTCCGGAGGAGAACGAGGCCCTTATAACGCCCTTCCACAATATTGCCGTGTGGTCGGCGGTGAAGTTCGTCATATCCGACGACGATGGTGGTGCCGCCTTTCTGCCCCTGATCACCGATCCAGAGAATATCGACAAGACTGCCCTGTTCCAGCCACTCAG CTCCAGCGAGCAGCTGGCGGTGGAGCACAGCATCCATGTGCACGCGCCCATTTTCGCGGTGGTAATGCGGTCGGCCAGTTCGCCCAAGGTGCTCGAGTGCCATGGTTTTATCTGCAAGAGCACAGAGGACGCTATCGTGATCGCCGCCACGCTCTACCAGAGTCTGATGGCCCACGTGAGCAGCAGTTCGCGGCGGAGCACCCAGCGGAGGGCACCGCGTCAGCAAAACGGAGTAAGCTGCATCAGCATCGCCAGCAGCTCGGCATTGGCCAGCTCGAACTACCTCTCACGGTCGCAGATTGTGCCCAGTGCCTCTGGACGTCGCAGCTCCTTCCGGGGCAGTGCCGGTGGAGCTCCATCCCGTTCCGGTCGGAAGAAGCGGGTGTCCAATAGCTCTTTAAGCTCACACAGTAATGTCATCAACGAAACGGCAGAGTTGGAAACATCGACGGAGGAGCGCAGGCGCAAATCCCACAAGTCTAAGCGGGCTCCTCCGGTTCCCTCCACCGTTCCTGGTTTGGGTAACCACAGaagcggcggaggaggaggaccaTCGCAAAGTGGCAGTATAGTGTGTGGCAATGGTCATGTGACCCGGCTGCATCAAAGCGCTCATCACGGCAAGAAGTCTTCGGTGGGTTCGGAACTATCTGCCACTGTCGACGTGGCACCAGCCAACGGGGACATCCTCACGCGTGTGGCCATTCCCAGATCCGGAAGCTTTCTCAACACCGGAGGACTGACGCGCTACAAGTCGCGGGCGGCGAGACGCCATTCGGGCAAACTCGGCggcggaggcggcggcggaggagg CGAACTGTTTAACGAATTTCGCCTGCACGAGAACCTGCACTCGCTGGACGACATCCTGTACGCCATCATCGACGCGGACGGCATGTCCTTCAACGATCTGAAGCCCATCTACAAGGAGTTCCTGCTGAAGCTAGCGGTCACACTGACCCAGGACGAGCTCTTCCAGCGCTCCAAGAATATCATGAGGCGgcagaagaaaaagaagcagaaGCGCAAGGCTAGTGTTAATGGATCACAG AAGAAGGCAAAGACGAGTTTTTTCGGCACAAAGAGTTTGAAGAAGGTGCTCCAACTGGGCCAATTTCGCTCGTGCCGCGTCAAGTTGGCCAAGCCGACGGTGAAGGAGTCCACGCTGGACAGCAAGGGCAAGCCCAGGATCAGTGAGCCCATCATCATCGGACCGCccatcaaccacagccacgcccagcagcagcaccagcggAATAGGGCGGCCACCAGCGGCTCCGATGTCTCCGTGGTGCGGAACGAACACACCCAAGGACTCAATCGAAACAGCAGCAGTGG ATACGTGTCCTGCTCGGAGTGCAGCTATGACTCCGAGTCCTGCGCCTGCGCCTCCGCCGATCGCTGCTACTGCAGCCTGCGCACGGAGCACCTGAACCACAAGCTGCGCCAGAAGAACGAACGTACCATGGCCCTGGCCTCACCCACGCGAAAGACCGCGAACGGAGCTGTCCTGCCAACCAATGCAGCTGGAACTGCAGCCAACAACCGGCACTCGTTGATCTCCTGCCGCTCGGACGACAAGTGCTACTGCTCCATGGTGGAGGAGGAGCCGGCCAGCTCGATGGAACGCGACTCGGCCAACAACTCGCACACGGAAACCACTACATCCTGTGACTCCGACAGCTGTGTGAGCGCCAGCAAGTGCTACTGCAAGCGAACCCATCGTCGCCAGCGATCCGCGGCGGCCGCAGCCATCAGCGAGGATTCCctgtcgcagcagcagcgcaaATCCCGCCCAAGCAACGCAGGAGCAGGAGGGGCACGCAAGGGAAAGTCTGCGGAGAAGTTGGGCCTGGACTATGAGCTCTTTAGCATCAGCGGAAGCGGTCAACCGGTGCAACCGCACGAGGCATTGAGCGTGAAGAAGAGCGTTGAGGCGGCAGCGGTCTTTGCGGACATGAAGCTCAGCCAGACGACGGACATTAAGAGCCTGTGCCCACCGAAGGGTCCGGGATCGAGGATTGGCAATGGTAGCTGCCGATCGTACGCCTCCTCCAGAAGGTCCTCGTACCGCACCCGCGAATCCTTCAGCACGGATCGTTTGGGCGGAGGTCTCCCACCGCCCATGCCTCTGGGCAAGGGCATGGGTTTGGCGGGCGGAGGAAGTGCCGACAATCTGCTCGCGAATCTAAAGGCCATTGAGGCCAAGGCCGCCTCCATACGCAGCAGCGCCAGCAGGAGCCGCATGGGCAGCTATCAGTCGATGCGCGCGGTCAGCGCCTCGTTAGAGGATTCGCTGGGTTACTTGCCATAG